In Deltaproteobacteria bacterium, the following are encoded in one genomic region:
- a CDS encoding SDR family oxidoreductase — MQVNLALKGKHAVICGSSAGIGEAVARRMAAHGAKVTLIARREERLTQLVQELKESGADKPAACAWDLDKREALAASANELVRARGAVHILVNNTGGPPPGPILEATPEDFALGLGRHLFASQILVQAFLPGMIEAGYGRILNVISTSVREPIPNLGVSNTVRGAMASWSKTLAGELPPGITINNLLPGLTDTERLDALRTAIAQKRGSSEDAVQDDWMSGVPEGRLARPEELAGAAVFLASEAGAYIRGVNLPIDGGRLHAI, encoded by the coding sequence ATGCAAGTGAACCTCGCTCTCAAGGGAAAACATGCCGTCATCTGTGGTTCCAGCGCAGGCATTGGTGAAGCGGTGGCTCGGCGTATGGCCGCGCATGGCGCCAAGGTTACCCTGATCGCTCGGCGTGAAGAACGCCTCACCCAGTTGGTCCAAGAACTCAAGGAATCAGGGGCCGATAAGCCCGCTGCATGTGCTTGGGATCTAGACAAGCGAGAAGCGTTGGCGGCTTCTGCAAACGAGCTTGTGCGTGCACGCGGTGCGGTTCATATCTTGGTCAATAATACCGGCGGTCCACCTCCTGGCCCGATTTTAGAGGCCACTCCGGAGGACTTTGCTTTGGGACTGGGGAGGCATCTTTTCGCTTCTCAAATCTTAGTGCAGGCGTTTTTGCCCGGTATGATTGAAGCGGGTTACGGCCGAATTCTCAACGTGATCTCCACCTCAGTTCGGGAGCCCATCCCAAATCTTGGAGTGTCGAATACAGTTCGGGGCGCCATGGCCAGTTGGTCGAAAACCTTGGCTGGGGAATTACCCCCTGGAATAACCATCAACAATCTGCTTCCGGGGTTGACGGATACCGAACGACTTGATGCATTGCGCACGGCCATTGCCCAGAAGCGAGGCTCTTCGGAAGACGCCGTTCAAGACGATTGGATGTCGGGCGTTCCGGAAGGCCGGTTGGCCCGACCTGAAGAATTAGCAGGGGCTGCGGTCTTCTTAGCTTCTGAAGCAGGGGCATATATTCGAGGGGTAAATTTACCCATCGACGGCGGTCGATTGCACGCGATATAA
- a CDS encoding tRNA pseudouridine(13) synthase TruD codes for MSETMQHPPLISTEIPGFEKTRAQIKSCPEDFLVNELPRERRSDEGPQIRFRVEKRGLTTEEVLFRIAQILGIDKEAIGCAGLKDKQAVTTQYLSVPRAHASSLSGLAEEGFKVLEVCGHGPKLKRGEIEGNSFSILLRGVDPSAQQGVCDALSYLESHGVPNAYGVQRFGHQWSTWEMGKSLLEKGEEALANLPRQQKRFMRRLALNAVQSSLFNAWLIDRQADNLLQTLIHGDVIWVERLGTAQLVLDPEAEQKRLEGGKVSLTGPMFGIKMRAAVGKASPREKAILAKSGFTLEQFAAFSKVAPGSRRPALIYPTQVSSEIEAEGVRVAFTLPSGAYATVVLDALVQESLG; via the coding sequence ATGTCTGAAACGATGCAACATCCGCCGCTTATAAGCACTGAAATCCCAGGTTTCGAGAAAACTCGGGCCCAGATTAAATCTTGCCCAGAAGATTTTCTAGTCAATGAGCTACCGCGGGAGCGGCGCTCGGATGAGGGTCCTCAAATTCGATTTAGGGTAGAGAAACGAGGGCTTACCACGGAGGAAGTCCTTTTCCGAATTGCTCAAATCTTAGGAATCGATAAGGAGGCGATTGGCTGTGCTGGCTTAAAAGACAAACAAGCCGTGACCACGCAATATTTATCGGTCCCACGTGCACATGCCAGCAGCCTTTCAGGCCTCGCCGAGGAGGGCTTCAAGGTTCTCGAGGTTTGTGGTCATGGACCCAAGCTCAAGCGCGGTGAAATCGAGGGAAACTCCTTTTCCATTTTGTTGCGGGGTGTCGACCCCAGTGCCCAACAAGGTGTTTGTGATGCCCTCTCTTACTTAGAGTCTCATGGCGTGCCGAATGCATATGGTGTTCAGCGCTTTGGCCATCAATGGAGTACCTGGGAGATGGGGAAATCCTTGTTGGAGAAGGGCGAAGAGGCCTTGGCAAATCTGCCGCGTCAGCAAAAGCGATTTATGCGGCGCTTGGCGCTTAACGCTGTGCAGTCTTCTCTCTTCAATGCCTGGTTGATAGACAGACAGGCGGACAATTTATTGCAAACGCTCATTCACGGGGATGTCATTTGGGTTGAGCGTCTGGGTACAGCTCAGCTTGTTCTCGATCCTGAGGCCGAGCAGAAGCGTCTGGAGGGGGGGAAGGTTTCGCTGACGGGACCGATGTTTGGCATTAAAATGCGGGCGGCGGTTGGAAAGGCATCACCTCGGGAAAAGGCAATTTTAGCCAAGAGCGGTTTTACCCTTGAGCAATTTGCCGCATTTTCTAAGGTCGCGCCTGGCAGTCGCCGTCCAGCTCTAATTTACCCAACACAGGTGAGTTCTGAAATCGAGGCTGAGGGGGTTCGTGTGGCCTTTACGCTGCCATCCGGGGCCTATGCCACTGTCGTTTTGGATGCCTTGGTTCAAGAGTCTTTGGGTTGA
- a CDS encoding 2,3-bisphosphoglycerate-independent phosphoglycerate mutase, translating into MMENKELVQSSKPGVEGPVVVAVMDGVGIGKHDDADAVFHAHTPNLDRYRTDELTTQLQAHGMAVGMPSDSDMGNSEVGHNVIGCGRVFDQGAKLVSQAISSGALYQTASWQETTQQVISQEQALHFIGLLSDGNIHSHIDHLIAMIRKANQEGVKNLFVHVLLDGRDVPRTSAVEYIEKLEGCLSQIHGSNERNYRIASGGGRMTTTMDRYDSDWDMVKRGWQVHVLGEGRGFQSTLEAVRVLREETPNIGDQDLSSFVIQEAGQAVGPICDGDGVILFNFRGDRMLEICAAFEQDVFDRFDRVRRPKVHFCGMLQYDGDTQTPKRFLVAPPEINRTLGELLASQNVSQFACSETHKFGHVTYFWNGNRSGYFDKQNEEYVEVPSLPGLVEEAPGMQAEAITQEVLRGIKAGKFRFSRLNYANGDMVGHTGHFQATVKSVESVDRMLGLLEKEVLALGGALVVTADHGNADDMAERHKKTGAILRDDKGMLIPRTSHSLNPVPLHVVLNDADRARFVMNQIEQASLANLASTSLHLLGFETPADYRDSLIQAVR; encoded by the coding sequence ATGATGGAAAACAAAGAGCTGGTTCAATCAAGTAAGCCTGGCGTTGAAGGGCCTGTCGTTGTCGCGGTCATGGATGGGGTTGGAATTGGTAAGCACGACGATGCTGATGCCGTCTTTCATGCTCATACCCCAAACCTCGATCGCTACCGAACCGACGAACTGACAACTCAGCTTCAGGCCCATGGCATGGCAGTTGGTATGCCCAGTGATTCAGATATGGGCAACAGCGAAGTCGGCCACAATGTTATCGGGTGTGGACGGGTTTTTGACCAAGGTGCCAAGCTCGTTAGCCAAGCGATTTCCAGCGGTGCGCTTTATCAAACAGCCAGCTGGCAAGAAACAACCCAGCAAGTCATCAGTCAAGAACAAGCCCTGCATTTTATCGGCTTACTCTCAGACGGTAATATTCATAGCCACATCGATCACCTGATCGCGATGATCCGCAAAGCGAACCAAGAAGGTGTGAAAAATCTTTTCGTGCATGTCCTCCTAGACGGCCGTGATGTTCCACGAACCAGTGCCGTCGAATACATCGAAAAGCTTGAGGGTTGCTTGTCACAAATCCACGGAAGCAATGAGCGTAATTACCGCATTGCTTCAGGCGGCGGCCGAATGACAACAACCATGGACCGCTACGACTCAGACTGGGATATGGTCAAGCGCGGCTGGCAAGTTCATGTGCTGGGAGAAGGTCGCGGATTTCAATCCACCCTCGAAGCTGTACGAGTCCTTCGCGAAGAAACGCCCAACATCGGAGATCAAGATCTCTCAAGCTTTGTTATTCAAGAAGCGGGTCAAGCCGTGGGTCCGATTTGCGATGGGGATGGTGTCATTCTCTTCAACTTTCGAGGCGACCGCATGCTCGAGATCTGTGCAGCTTTCGAGCAAGACGTGTTCGATAGGTTTGATCGCGTGCGAAGACCCAAGGTCCACTTTTGCGGGATGCTCCAATACGATGGCGACACGCAAACACCCAAACGGTTTTTAGTCGCTCCGCCGGAAATCAATCGCACCTTGGGTGAACTGCTCGCCAGTCAAAATGTATCTCAATTTGCGTGCAGCGAGACCCACAAGTTTGGTCACGTCACCTACTTTTGGAACGGCAATCGATCTGGATATTTTGATAAACAAAATGAAGAATATGTTGAGGTGCCCTCACTCCCCGGACTTGTGGAAGAAGCACCGGGTATGCAAGCTGAGGCCATCACCCAAGAGGTCCTTCGAGGCATCAAGGCGGGCAAATTTCGCTTTAGCCGTCTGAATTATGCCAATGGAGATATGGTCGGTCATACTGGTCATTTTCAAGCGACTGTAAAATCTGTGGAGAGTGTCGACAGAATGCTGGGACTCTTGGAAAAAGAAGTTTTAGCGCTGGGCGGAGCCTTGGTCGTCACTGCCGACCACGGTAACGCAGACGATATGGCTGAGCGGCATAAAAAGACCGGTGCTATTTTAAGAGATGACAAGGGCATGCTCATTCCCCGAACCAGTCACTCGCTTAACCCTGTACCCTTACACGTAGTACTCAATGACGCCGACCGTGCACGCTTTGTGATGAATCAAATAGAGCAAGCAAGCCTTGCCAACTTAGCCTCGACGTCTCTTCATTTATTGGGGTTTGAAACGCCTGCGGATTATCGGGATTCGCTCATCCAAGCCGTTCGGTAA